A window of the Apostichopus japonicus isolate 1M-3 chromosome 8, ASM3797524v1, whole genome shotgun sequence genome harbors these coding sequences:
- the LOC139971607 gene encoding betaine--homocysteine S-methyltransferase 1-like, whose amino-acid sequence MSGAKKGLLERLKDGVVVGDGSFVVTLERRGYVEAGAWTPEAVVQYPDAVRQLHREFLRAGADVMQTFTFYASDNRLSCLQQNNDEAQEINCTSLNTAACDLAKGVASEGDAIVAGSMSPVPAYVEGKGKEVVVNEFQKQVNVFKEKKVDFLLAEFFAYIEEAEWAIEVMKGFGLPVACTMNIGPAGDRSGVSPGDCAIRMAKAGADVVGINCHYDPFICLDAMKMMKTALDKAGLSCYLMAQPVGWHTNEIRNDTRGYTALPEFPFAMEPRLLTRVDVARFAREAYNIGVRYIGGCCGFEPYHIRAIAEELATERGKRPPGHDKSGGYKSLRKSILPSQHERSYRDYWDTLVPASGRREFKHMADVN is encoded by the exons ATGTCG GGTGCTAAGAAAGGACTACTGGAGCGGTTGAAGGACGGGGTCGTTGTCGGGGATGGTAGCTTTGTGGTGACGTTAGAAAGACGTGGTTATGTTGAAGCAGGAGCATGGACACCAGAGGCTGTTGTACAATATCCTGATGCTG TCAGACAGCTTCATCGAGAATTTCTGAGAGCAGGGGCTGATGTGATGCAGACCTTCACATTTTATGCCTCCGACAACAGATTATCCTGTCTACAACAGAATAACGACGAAGCACAAGAAATCAAC TGTACCAGTCTCAACACAGCAGCGTGTGATCTAGCAAAGGGTGTGGCCAGTGAAGGCGATGCCATTGTAGCTGGGAGTATGTCTCCAGTTCCAGCTTATGTAGAGGGCAAGGGTAAAGAAGTAGTAGTAAATGAATTCCAGAAGCAGGTGAATGTCTTTAAGGAGAAAAAAGTTGACTTTCTGCTCGCTGAA TTCTTTGCTTACATTGAAGAAGCGGAGTGGGCTATAGAGGTAATGAAAGGTTTTGGTTTACCGGTGGCTTGCACGATGAACATAGGGCCAGCAGGGGACCGTAGTGGGGTCTCACCTGGGGATTGTGCAATCAGAATGGCTAAAGCAG GTGCTGATGTTGTTGGAATTAATTGTCACTATGATCCTTTTATATGTCTGGATGCTATGAAGATGATGAAGACAGCACTAGACAAGGCAGGCCTCTCCTGCTATCTAATGGCTCAACCAGTTGGATGGCATACCAATGAAATACGGAACGATACTAGGGGATACACAGCACTGCCAGAATTCCCATTCG CAATGGAACCTCGTTTGCTTACCCGCGTGGACGTTGCACGATTTGCCAGAGAAGCTTACAACATCGGTGTCCGATATATCGGCGGATGCTGCGGTTTTGAACCCTACCACATTAGAGCCATCGCGGAAGAG CTCGCCACAGAAAGAGGAAAACGGCCACCTGGTCACGACAAAAGCGGCGGTTACAAATCTTTACGAAAAAGTATTTTACCAAGTCAACATGAGAG ATCTTATCGAGACTACTGGGATACCCTGGTCCCAGCCTCTGGTCGTAGAGAATTCAAACATATGGCAGATGTCAACTAA